The following are encoded in a window of Citrobacter freundii genomic DNA:
- the pduE gene encoding propanediol dehydratase small subunit PduE: protein MNTDAIESMVRDVLSRMNSLQGETVTPAATGSSAHTAKVTDYPLANKHPEWVKTATNKTLDDFTLENVLSNKVTAQDMRITPETLRIQADIAKDAGRDRLAMNFERAAELTAVPDDRILEIYNALRPYRSTKDELMAIADDLENRYQAKICAAFVREAAVLYVERKKLKGDD, encoded by the coding sequence ATGAATACCGACGCAATTGAATCGATGGTTCGGGATGTGTTGAGCCGAATGAACAGTCTGCAGGGAGAGACCGTCACTCCAGCCGCGACTGGTTCATCAGCGCATACCGCGAAAGTGACGGATTACCCGCTCGCCAATAAACACCCTGAGTGGGTAAAAACCGCCACCAATAAAACGCTGGATGACTTCACGCTCGAAAATGTGCTGAGCAATAAGGTCACCGCACAGGATATGCGTATCACACCAGAAACGCTGCGCATTCAGGCGGATATCGCCAAAGATGCCGGACGTGACAGGCTGGCGATGAACTTTGAACGTGCCGCAGAACTGACCGCAGTACCTGACGATCGCATCCTTGAGATCTACAACGCCCTGCGCCCATACCGCTCAACCAAAGACGAGCTGATGGCCATCGCCGACGATCTCGAAAATCGTTATCAGGCAAAGATTTGCGCAGCCTTCGTACGTGAAGCAGCAGTGCTGTACGTCGAACGTAAGAAACTCAAAGGTGACGATTAA
- a CDS encoding phosphate propanoyltransferase gives MDKQQLETTVSKVLDEMRERPIPLGISNRHIHLCAEDYARLFPNQPISEKKGLLQPGQYAADQTVTLVGPKGQLKNVRLLGPLRSTSQVEISRTDARTLGIAAPLRMSGNIQGTPGIRLVSPFAELDISCGVIVAQRHIHMSPLDALILRVSHGDKVSVAINGDERRLIFDNVAVRVSPDMRLEMHIDTDEANAAGADSPQAFATLVSSR, from the coding sequence ATGGATAAACAGCAACTGGAGACTACGGTCAGTAAAGTACTGGATGAAATGCGCGAGCGCCCTATTCCACTGGGGATCTCTAATCGTCATATCCATCTTTGTGCTGAAGATTACGCTCGTTTGTTTCCCAATCAGCCCATCAGCGAGAAAAAAGGTCTGCTGCAGCCTGGACAATATGCCGCAGATCAGACCGTTACGCTGGTGGGTCCAAAAGGCCAGCTAAAAAATGTGCGTTTGCTGGGACCGCTACGTAGCACCAGCCAGGTAGAAATCTCCCGCACCGACGCCCGCACGCTGGGTATCGCTGCGCCGTTGCGTATGTCCGGCAATATTCAGGGAACGCCGGGCATTCGCCTGGTGAGTCCTTTTGCTGAACTGGATATCTCATGCGGAGTGATTGTCGCCCAGCGGCACATTCATATGTCACCGCTTGATGCGCTGATCCTACGCGTGTCACATGGCGATAAAGTCTCCGTCGCCATCAATGGAGATGAACGCAGACTGATCTTCGATAACGTTGCCGTTCGCGTCTCGCCAGATATGCGTCTTGAAATGCATATCGACACTGACGAAGCCAATGCTGCAGGGGCGGATAGCCCACAGGCATTCGCCACGCTGGTGAGCTCACGATGA
- the pduD gene encoding propanediol dehydratase medium subunit PduD, whose translation MEINEKLLRQIIEDVLSEMQTSDKPVSFRSSAATTAPQMATAPGDSFLTEIGEAKQGQQQDEVIIAVGPAFGLSQTVNIVGIPHKNILREVIAGIEEEGIKARVIRCFKSSDVAFVAVEGNRLSGSGISIGIQSKGTTVIHQQGLPPLSNLELFPQAPLLTLETYRQIGKNAARYAKRESPQPVPTLNDQMARPKYQAKSAILHIKETKYVVTGKNPQELRVAL comes from the coding sequence ATGGAAATCAATGAAAAGCTGCTGCGCCAGATAATTGAAGATGTGCTGTCTGAAATGCAGACCAGCGATAAGCCTGTTTCTTTCCGCTCGTCTGCCGCGACAACCGCACCGCAGATGGCAACCGCGCCAGGTGACAGTTTTCTGACCGAAATTGGCGAAGCCAAACAGGGCCAGCAGCAGGATGAAGTGATTATTGCCGTTGGTCCGGCGTTTGGGCTCTCGCAGACCGTCAATATCGTCGGTATTCCGCACAAGAATATTTTGCGCGAAGTGATCGCGGGTATTGAAGAAGAAGGCATTAAAGCACGCGTCATCCGCTGCTTTAAATCCTCCGATGTGGCGTTTGTCGCCGTGGAAGGTAACCGTCTGAGTGGTTCCGGTATTTCAATCGGCATCCAGTCCAAAGGCACCACGGTTATCCACCAGCAGGGGTTACCGCCGCTTTCTAACCTGGAGCTGTTCCCTCAGGCCCCACTCCTGACGCTGGAAACCTACCGGCAGATCGGTAAGAACGCCGCGCGTTACGCCAAGCGTGAATCTCCACAACCGGTCCCGACGTTGAATGATCAGATGGCGCGTCCGAAGTACCAGGCGAAATCAGCCATTCTGCACATTAAAGAGACCAAATACGTCGTGACGGGCAAAAACCCGCAGGAACTGCGCGTGGCGCTTTGA
- a CDS encoding EutN/CcmL family microcompartment protein, producing the protein MHLARVTGVVVSTQKSPSLVGKKLLLVRRVTADGELPQSPTAGDEVAVDSVGAGTGELVLLSSGSSARHVFSGPNEAIDLAIVGIVDTLSR; encoded by the coding sequence ATGCATCTGGCACGCGTTACAGGCGTCGTGGTATCCACGCAAAAATCACCGTCACTGGTTGGAAAAAAACTGTTACTGGTACGTCGGGTAACAGCCGACGGCGAACTACCGCAATCGCCGACAGCGGGTGACGAGGTCGCAGTTGACTCAGTGGGTGCCGGTACCGGTGAGCTGGTTTTACTCAGCAGCGGCTCCAGCGCCAGACACGTTTTTAGCGGCCCCAATGAGGCTATCGATCTGGCCATCGTTGGCATTGTCGACACGCTTTCTCGCTAG
- a CDS encoding diol dehydratase reactivase subunit alpha encodes MRYIAGIDIGNSSTEVALATLDDAGTLSITTSALAETTGIKGTLRNVFGIQEALTLAAKNAGINVSDISLIRINEATPVIGDVAMETITETIITESTMIGHNPKTPGGVGLGVGVTITPEELLTRPADMPYILVVSSAFDFADVATMINASVRAGYQLTGVILQQDDGVLVSNRLTTPLPIVDEVRYIDRIPLGMLAAIEVAIPGKVIETLSNPYGIATVFNLNADETKNIVPMARALIGNRSAVVVKTPSGDVKARAIPAGNLELQSQGRTVRVDVAAGAEAIMKAVGECPRLDNVIGEAGTNIGGMLEHVRQTMAELTNKPSHEIFIQDLLAVDTSVPVSVTGGLAGEFSLEQAVGIASMVKSDRLQMAMIAQEITQKLNIDVQVGGAEAEAAILGALTTPGTTRPLAILDLGAGSTDASIINPKGEIIATHLAGAGDMVTMIIARELGLEDRYLAEEIKKYPLAKVESLFHLRHEDGSVQFFPSPLPPTVFARVCVVKPDELVPLPGDLALEKVRVIRRSAKERVFVTNALRALRQVSPTGNIRDIPFVVLVGGSSLDFEVPQLVTDALAHYRLVAGRGNIRGTEGPRNAVATGLILSWYKAFAHGK; translated from the coding sequence ATGCGATATATAGCTGGCATTGACATAGGCAACTCATCAACAGAAGTCGCTCTCGCGACTCTGGATGACGCTGGCACGCTGAGCATTACAACCAGCGCACTGGCAGAAACGACTGGAATTAAGGGCACGTTACGTAATGTGTTTGGCATTCAGGAGGCGCTTACGCTTGCAGCAAAAAATGCAGGCATCAATGTCAGCGATATTTCGCTCATCCGTATTAACGAAGCCACGCCGGTCATTGGTGATGTGGCGATGGAGACGATCACCGAAACCATCATCACCGAGTCAACCATGATAGGCCACAACCCTAAAACGCCTGGTGGGGTCGGGTTAGGTGTTGGCGTCACAATTACGCCGGAAGAGTTGTTAACCCGTCCGGCGGATATGCCTTATATCCTGGTGGTGTCATCGGCATTCGATTTTGCCGATGTCGCCACCATGATTAATGCCTCCGTTCGCGCCGGATATCAGCTAACCGGCGTTATTTTGCAACAGGACGATGGCGTGCTGGTCAGCAACCGTCTTACTACGCCGCTGCCCATCGTCGACGAAGTGCGCTATATCGATCGGATCCCGTTAGGGATGCTGGCGGCCATTGAGGTCGCTATCCCCGGAAAGGTGATTGAAACGCTCTCTAATCCTTACGGGATTGCGACTGTTTTTAACCTGAATGCGGACGAGACCAAAAATATTGTCCCTATGGCACGTGCCCTGATTGGTAACCGCTCAGCGGTCGTCGTGAAAACACCGTCGGGCGATGTAAAAGCGCGAGCCATTCCTGCCGGAAACCTCGAACTCCAGTCGCAAGGACGTACTGTTCGCGTCGACGTTGCCGCAGGCGCGGAAGCCATTATGAAGGCGGTAGGCGAATGCCCACGGCTTGATAACGTTATCGGCGAAGCAGGAACCAATATTGGCGGCATGCTGGAACATGTACGCCAGACCATGGCGGAGTTAACCAACAAGCCCAGCCATGAAATCTTCATCCAGGATTTATTGGCTGTTGATACCTCCGTTCCCGTCAGCGTGACGGGGGGACTCGCCGGAGAGTTCTCGCTGGAACAGGCGGTGGGTATTGCCTCAATGGTGAAATCAGATCGCCTGCAAATGGCGATGATAGCCCAGGAGATCACGCAAAAGCTCAACATCGACGTTCAGGTAGGCGGCGCTGAAGCCGAAGCGGCCATCCTGGGTGCCCTCACTACGCCGGGCACGACGCGTCCGCTGGCCATTCTGGATCTCGGCGCAGGTTCCACTGACGCCTCAATCATTAATCCAAAAGGCGAAATTATTGCCACACACCTGGCGGGTGCGGGCGATATGGTCACGATGATTATTGCCCGTGAACTGGGACTGGAAGATCGTTACCTCGCCGAGGAGATCAAAAAATATCCGCTGGCGAAAGTAGAAAGCCTGTTCCACCTTCGCCACGAAGATGGCAGCGTTCAGTTCTTTCCTTCTCCCCTGCCGCCAACGGTATTCGCCCGGGTCTGTGTGGTGAAACCCGATGAACTGGTGCCATTACCTGGGGACCTGGCTCTGGAGAAAGTTCGCGTCATTCGCCGCAGCGCCAAGGAGCGCGTATTTGTCACCAATGCGCTGAGAGCGCTTCGTCAGGTTAGCCCCACAGGAAATATTCGCGACATCCCGTTTGTGGTTCTGGTTGGTGGCTCTTCTCTGGACTTCGAAGTTCCACAGCTGGTAACGGATGCGCTGGCGCACTACCGGCTGGTTGCGGGTCGCGGCAATATTCGCGGTACCGAAGGCCCACGAAATGCTGTCGCAACTGGGCTTATCCTCTCCTGGTACAAGGCATTTGCTCATGGAAAGTAA
- the pduO gene encoding two-domain cob(I)yrinic acid a,c-diamide adenosyltransferase PduO has product MAIYTRTGDAGTTALFSGQRVSKTHPRVEAYGTLDELNAALSLCVCAAQSPQHRVLLEEIQLQLFWFSAELASESEQPTPAQRYISSEDIAALEAAIDTAMARVPPLHSFILPGRCEAASRLHFARTLARRAERRLVELSTDASIRQVLMRYINRLSDCLYALARAEDYDAHQNTLIQKVAERYLAVTQTSAVQESAMSLSFQELHQLTRTAVARAQALKVPVVISIVDANGTQTVTWRMPDALLVSSELAPKKAWTAVAMKTATHELSSAVQPGAALYGLESHMQGKVVTFGGGYALWREGLLLGGLGISGGSVEQDMDIAETAIAAINVRTHQ; this is encoded by the coding sequence ATGGCGATTTATACCCGAACAGGCGATGCCGGTACGACAGCGCTCTTTAGCGGACAGCGCGTCAGTAAAACACACCCGCGCGTTGAGGCTTACGGCACGCTGGACGAACTCAACGCGGCGCTGAGCCTATGCGTCTGCGCGGCACAAAGCCCGCAACACCGTGTGTTACTTGAAGAAATTCAGTTACAGCTGTTTTGGTTCAGTGCCGAACTGGCCAGTGAAAGCGAACAGCCCACGCCCGCCCAACGCTACATCAGCTCGGAAGACATTGCAGCACTTGAGGCTGCCATCGATACCGCGATGGCGCGAGTGCCTCCCCTGCACAGTTTTATTTTGCCCGGACGCTGTGAAGCCGCCAGCCGTCTGCACTTCGCCCGCACGCTTGCCCGTCGCGCTGAAAGACGGCTTGTCGAACTCTCCACAGATGCCTCCATCCGACAGGTACTGATGCGCTATATCAACCGCCTGTCCGATTGCTTATATGCGCTCGCCAGGGCTGAAGATTATGACGCGCACCAAAACACGCTCATTCAGAAGGTGGCTGAGCGTTACTTGGCAGTGACCCAGACATCGGCAGTTCAGGAGTCTGCTATGTCATTGTCATTTCAGGAACTCCATCAGCTTACGCGTACGGCGGTAGCGCGTGCACAAGCACTCAAAGTTCCTGTTGTCATCAGCATTGTGGATGCAAACGGTACACAAACAGTGACCTGGCGCATGCCCGATGCCCTGCTCGTCAGTAGCGAGCTGGCACCGAAAAAAGCATGGACCGCCGTGGCGATGAAAACCGCCACCCATGAACTGAGCTCAGCGGTACAACCGGGCGCTGCACTTTACGGTCTGGAAAGCCATATGCAGGGAAAAGTCGTCACGTTTGGTGGCGGATACGCACTATGGCGAGAAGGTTTACTCCTTGGGGGTCTTGGCATCAGCGGAGGAAGCGTTGAGCAGGATATGGACATTGCAGAAACCGCCATTGCGGCGATTAACGTGAGAACACATCAATGA
- the pduM gene encoding microcompartment protein PduM — protein MNNELLQRIIGEVVSRLQKRADSSLSLSVAQLREADPRALVCQYSALIIEHADLPLLAHIAQHDSSDVSAITLHEALACGVRVKISLQHQLLPALPVRKLARLPLEFSDERGQTIILHPETLLSYADVARLQGGFLVLRRRCVVTALAKETVSMRNIQLIKQE, from the coding sequence ATGAACAATGAACTGCTGCAACGCATCATCGGGGAGGTCGTCTCCCGATTACAAAAACGCGCGGACAGTTCGCTCTCTCTGAGCGTCGCGCAGTTACGGGAAGCCGATCCCCGGGCGCTGGTTTGTCAGTACTCCGCTCTGATTATCGAGCACGCTGATTTACCGCTGCTGGCGCATATTGCGCAACACGATTCATCCGATGTGTCAGCGATCACTCTCCACGAAGCCCTGGCCTGTGGCGTTCGCGTGAAAATATCGCTGCAGCATCAATTGCTACCGGCGCTCCCCGTACGAAAACTCGCGCGACTGCCGCTGGAGTTCAGTGATGAACGCGGGCAAACCATCATTCTGCATCCCGAGACGCTTTTAAGTTATGCCGATGTAGCCCGATTACAAGGTGGGTTTCTGGTGCTACGCCGTCGATGTGTTGTGACCGCACTGGCAAAAGAAACCGTCAGTATGCGCAATATCCAATTAATTAAGCAGGAGTGA
- the pduP gene encoding CoA-acylating propionaldehyde dehydrogenase PduP — protein sequence MNTSELETLIRTILTEQLEPAKAEVKGGGIFPSVGEAIDAAHQAFLRYQQCPLKTRSAIISALREELTPHLASLAAESATETGMGNKEDKFLKNKAALDNTPGIEDLTTTALTGDGGMVLFEYSPFGVMGSVAPSTNPTETIINNSISMLAAGNSVYFSPHPGAKVVSLKLIAMIEDIAFRCCGIRNLVVTVTEPTFEATQQMMAHPKIAVLAITGGPGIVAMGMKSGKKVIGAGAGNPPCIVDETADLVKAAEDIINGASFDYNLPCIAEKSLIVVEAVAERLIQQMQSFGALLLNSEEVDKLRATCLPEGMANKKLVGKSPATLLEAAGIPVPTKAPRLLIGVVKADDVWVTSEQLMPMLPVVTVNDFDSALTLALKVEEGLHHTAIMHSQNVSRLNLAARTLQTSIFVKNGPSYAGIGVGGEGFTTFTIATPTGEGTTSARTFARSRRCVLTNGFSIR from the coding sequence ATGAATACGTCAGAACTTGAAACCCTTATCCGCACTATTTTGACTGAACAGCTCGAACCGGCAAAAGCAGAGGTAAAGGGTGGCGGTATTTTTCCATCCGTCGGTGAAGCAATCGATGCCGCACATCAGGCCTTTTTACGTTATCAGCAATGCCCACTGAAAACCCGTAGCGCCATTATTAGCGCTCTGCGGGAAGAACTGACACCTCATCTGGCCTCGTTGGCGGCAGAAAGCGCAACCGAAACGGGAATGGGCAACAAAGAAGATAAATTTCTCAAAAATAAAGCCGCGCTGGATAACACCCCCGGTATTGAAGATCTAACCACAACCGCCCTCACCGGTGATGGCGGCATGGTGCTATTTGAATATTCCCCCTTTGGCGTAATGGGTTCCGTTGCTCCTAGCACCAACCCAACGGAAACCATTATTAACAACAGCATCAGTATGTTAGCTGCCGGGAATAGCGTTTACTTCAGCCCGCACCCGGGCGCTAAAGTGGTTTCACTCAAGCTGATTGCCATGATTGAAGATATTGCCTTCCGCTGCTGCGGGATCCGAAATCTTGTTGTCACAGTCACAGAACCCACTTTTGAAGCTACCCAGCAGATGATGGCGCACCCTAAAATCGCAGTTCTGGCGATTACCGGTGGCCCGGGCATTGTGGCTATGGGTATGAAAAGCGGGAAAAAAGTCATTGGTGCCGGTGCCGGGAACCCCCCCTGCATTGTTGATGAAACCGCCGATCTGGTTAAGGCCGCGGAAGACATCATCAACGGCGCATCGTTTGATTACAATCTGCCCTGCATTGCAGAGAAAAGCCTAATTGTTGTCGAAGCGGTTGCCGAACGACTGATTCAACAAATGCAGTCTTTTGGGGCGTTGCTGCTAAACAGCGAAGAAGTGGACAAACTACGCGCCACCTGTCTGCCAGAGGGAATGGCGAATAAGAAACTTGTCGGAAAAAGCCCGGCAACGTTACTGGAAGCGGCAGGTATACCCGTTCCAACAAAAGCGCCTCGTCTGCTGATAGGCGTCGTCAAGGCTGACGATGTGTGGGTTACCAGCGAACAGTTGATGCCCATGCTCCCTGTCGTGACGGTTAACGATTTTGACAGTGCGCTAACGTTGGCGCTGAAGGTTGAAGAGGGACTGCACCATACTGCCATTATGCACTCGCAAAATGTGTCGCGTTTGAATCTTGCTGCTCGCACGTTGCAAACGTCTATTTTTGTGAAAAATGGCCCCTCTTACGCCGGTATTGGCGTCGGCGGAGAAGGTTTCACCACCTTTACCATCGCCACCCCAACCGGTGAAGGGACAACGTCTGCGCGAACGTTTGCACGTTCTCGTCGTTGCGTGCTGACCAACGGTTTTTCTATCCGCTAA
- a CDS encoding glycerol dehydratase reactivase beta/small subunit family protein: protein MESNLSAPAIVIFTLGEDMSLWNDVLLGIEEEGIPFVVQESHSADIIHSAWLAACQSPLLVGIGCNREQLVVHYKNLPTSAPLFTLTYQQDSHARRRIGNNAARLVKGIPFRECHS from the coding sequence ATGGAAAGTAACCTCAGCGCACCGGCTATCGTGATCTTCACCCTGGGAGAGGACATGTCACTCTGGAATGACGTCCTGCTGGGTATTGAAGAAGAAGGGATCCCCTTTGTGGTTCAGGAGAGCCATTCCGCCGACATCATCCACAGCGCATGGCTGGCGGCATGTCAGTCACCGCTGCTCGTCGGCATTGGATGTAACCGGGAACAACTGGTTGTGCACTACAAAAATTTACCGACCTCAGCGCCACTTTTTACGCTGACGTATCAACAAGATAGCCACGCTCGTCGGCGCATCGGTAATAACGCTGCGCGGCTGGTTAAAGGCATCCCCTTCCGGGAATGCCACTCATAA
- a CDS encoding BMC domain-containing protein encodes MKQSLGLLEVSGLALAISCADVMAKAASITLVGLEKTNGSGWTVIKIIGDVASVQAAISTGASFADQREGLVAHKVISRPGEGILSHSVVSTPEPIPEPTPVEVEVQVVVESELPEAPQDTDLISCNLCLDPACPRQKGEPRSLCLHSGKRGEA; translated from the coding sequence GTGAAGCAATCACTGGGATTACTTGAAGTTAGTGGTCTGGCATTAGCCATCAGTTGCGCGGATGTCATGGCGAAAGCCGCCTCCATCACGCTGGTGGGCCTCGAAAAAACCAACGGCTCAGGCTGGACGGTGATCAAAATCATCGGGGATGTGGCCTCCGTGCAGGCGGCCATTTCCACCGGTGCCAGCTTTGCAGACCAGCGGGAAGGTCTGGTTGCGCACAAAGTCATTTCCAGACCCGGGGAAGGCATCCTTTCGCACAGCGTCGTTTCGACGCCTGAGCCCATCCCTGAACCCACACCTGTCGAGGTGGAAGTACAGGTGGTTGTGGAAAGTGAATTACCCGAAGCACCACAAGATACAGACCTGATTAGCTGCAATCTGTGTCTCGACCCTGCCTGTCCGCGCCAGAAGGGAGAGCCTCGCTCACTCTGCCTGCATTCTGGTAAACGAGGTGAAGCGTAA
- the pduJ gene encoding propanediol utilization microcompartment protein PduJ, whose product MNNALGLVETKGLVGAIEAADAMVKSANVQLVGYEKIGSGLITVMVRGDVGAVKAAVDAGSAAASAVGEVKSCHVIPRPHSDVEAILPKSA is encoded by the coding sequence ATGAATAACGCACTGGGACTGGTTGAAACAAAAGGGCTTGTCGGCGCTATTGAAGCCGCTGATGCCATGGTGAAATCCGCTAACGTGCAGTTGGTTGGTTACGAAAAAATTGGCTCGGGCCTTATCACCGTCATGGTTCGTGGGGATGTCGGCGCGGTTAAAGCTGCTGTAGACGCTGGCAGCGCTGCCGCCAGCGCCGTTGGCGAGGTGAAATCCTGCCACGTCATCCCGCGTCCACACAGCGACGTCGAAGCCATTTTACCTAAATCCGCTTAA